One Streptosporangium sp. NBC_01495 DNA window includes the following coding sequences:
- the ftsH gene encoding ATP-dependent zinc metalloprotease FtsH: MDLKRFTRGPLLWILGIVVLLLLVTTMWGGEGNFERRDTSQIVSWIDEGKVSNAKIIDKDQRIEVTLTDKKLYYSSWVTGQGVQLADKLQAAKAANKLPGGYNVDVPKENFLLGLLVSFLPIVIIVLIFLFIMNQMQGGGSRVMNFGKSKAKLITKDTPKTTFADVAGADEAIEELQEIKEFLQAPAKFQAIGAKIPKGVLLYGPPGTGKTLLARAVAGEAGVPFYSISGSDFVEMFVGVGASRVRDLFEQAKANAPAIIFIDEIDAVGRHRGAGLGGGHDEREQTLNQLLVEMDGFDVKGGVILIAATNRPDILDPALLRPGRFDRQVTVDRPDLEGRKGILKVHGRGKPFAEGVDLDIIARRTPGFTGADLANVINEAALLTARADQKLITMELLEESIDRVMAGPERKSRVMSDQEKKIIAYHEGGHALVAHALPNSDPVHKITILSRGRALGYTMTLPMEDKFLATRSEMLDQLAMLLGGRTAEELVFHEPTTGASNDIEKATSIARRMVTEYGMSEQLGARKFGSGNGEVFLGREMGHERDYSEKIASTIDEEVRRLIESGHDQAWEILVEYRDVLDNLVLELMEKETLSRDQVLQIFAPVVVKEKRPSYSGYGKRLPSNRPPILSRKEQSGNGALPTGEQAGGNGALPAGTGHPDVSPKDVN; this comes from the coding sequence ATGGATCTCAAGCGATTTACACGTGGGCCACTGCTGTGGATCCTGGGCATCGTCGTTCTGCTCCTTCTCGTCACCACCATGTGGGGCGGTGAGGGCAACTTCGAGAGGCGAGACACCTCCCAGATCGTCAGCTGGATCGACGAGGGCAAGGTCTCCAATGCAAAGATCATCGACAAGGATCAGCGCATCGAGGTCACTCTGACCGACAAGAAGCTCTACTACTCCTCGTGGGTGACGGGTCAGGGCGTGCAGCTCGCCGACAAACTCCAGGCGGCCAAGGCGGCCAACAAGCTGCCCGGCGGATACAACGTCGACGTTCCCAAGGAGAACTTCCTTCTCGGGCTCCTGGTGAGCTTCCTGCCGATCGTCATCATCGTGCTGATCTTCCTGTTCATCATGAATCAGATGCAGGGCGGCGGCTCCCGGGTGATGAACTTCGGTAAGTCGAAGGCCAAACTCATCACCAAGGACACCCCGAAGACCACTTTCGCCGACGTCGCGGGTGCCGACGAGGCCATCGAGGAGCTCCAGGAGATCAAGGAGTTCCTACAGGCCCCGGCGAAGTTCCAGGCGATCGGCGCCAAGATCCCCAAGGGCGTCCTGCTCTACGGCCCGCCCGGAACCGGCAAGACCCTGCTCGCCAGGGCCGTCGCCGGTGAGGCCGGGGTGCCGTTCTACTCCATCTCCGGTTCCGACTTCGTCGAGATGTTCGTCGGCGTCGGCGCCTCCCGGGTCCGCGACCTGTTCGAGCAGGCCAAGGCGAACGCTCCGGCGATCATCTTCATCGACGAGATCGACGCGGTGGGCCGCCACCGCGGCGCCGGTCTCGGCGGCGGTCACGACGAGCGCGAGCAGACGCTGAACCAGCTCCTCGTCGAGATGGACGGCTTCGACGTCAAGGGCGGCGTGATCCTGATCGCCGCGACCAACCGGCCCGACATCCTCGACCCGGCGCTGCTGCGTCCCGGTCGTTTCGACCGCCAGGTCACCGTCGACCGCCCCGACCTGGAGGGCCGCAAGGGCATCCTCAAGGTGCACGGCCGCGGCAAGCCCTTCGCCGAGGGCGTCGACCTCGACATCATCGCCCGCCGGACGCCCGGTTTCACCGGTGCCGACCTGGCCAACGTGATCAACGAGGCCGCGCTGCTCACCGCGCGGGCCGACCAGAAGCTGATCACGATGGAGCTGCTCGAGGAGTCCATCGACCGCGTGATGGCCGGTCCCGAGCGCAAGTCGCGCGTCATGTCGGACCAGGAAAAGAAGATCATCGCGTACCACGAGGGCGGGCACGCCCTGGTCGCGCACGCGCTGCCCAACTCCGACCCGGTCCACAAGATCACGATCCTGTCCCGCGGACGCGCCCTCGGTTACACGATGACGCTGCCGATGGAGGACAAGTTCCTCGCGACCCGCTCGGAGATGCTGGACCAGCTCGCGATGCTCCTCGGCGGCCGTACGGCGGAGGAGCTCGTCTTCCACGAGCCCACCACCGGCGCCTCCAACGACATCGAGAAGGCCACCTCCATCGCCCGCCGCATGGTCACCGAGTACGGCATGAGCGAGCAGCTCGGCGCCCGAAAGTTCGGCAGCGGCAACGGCGAGGTCTTCCTCGGCCGCGAGATGGGCCACGAGCGCGACTACTCCGAGAAGATCGCCTCTACGATCGACGAGGAGGTCCGCCGCCTCATCGAGTCCGGCCACGACCAGGCCTGGGAGATCCTCGTCGAGTACCGCGACGTGCTCGACAACCTGGTGCTGGAGCTGATGGAGAAGGAAACCCTCTCCCGCGACCAGGTCCTGCAGATCTTCGCCCCGGTCGTCGTCAAGGAGAAGAGGCCCTCCTACTCCGGCTACGGCAAGCGGCTGCCCTCCAACCGC